One genomic region from Candidatus Zixiibacteriota bacterium encodes:
- the miaA gene encoding tRNA (adenosine(37)-N6)-dimethylallyltransferase MiaA codes for MPEKPIPIICGPTGSGKTAAAVELAGEYPVEIVSADSRQIIRHLDIGTAKPTPEQKSMVKFHLIDLIEPGERYCAFRFIDEANEAIEDILSRKKIPLVVGGTGLYLRALTEGVVEIEQDDMSVCEELASEMESLGPEEMYRRLTEIDPLEAAKTHPHNKVRVIRALEIFQLTGKPKSELMASGAYRKGRYEFEYFCLTPPRPGLYEAINRRVDRMMTDGLLEELKVLIQKGYRERIRRANVIGYGELLDYLDGNFSLSEAVSIIKQNSRRYAKRQMTWFRRQPDCVFFEDRESLLNSIDLRGWPGEK; via the coding sequence GTGCCTGAGAAGCCGATACCGATTATCTGCGGCCCCACAGGCTCGGGCAAGACAGCGGCTGCGGTTGAACTGGCCGGCGAATACCCCGTGGAGATAGTCTCGGCCGATTCCCGTCAGATTATTCGCCATCTTGATATCGGCACGGCAAAACCAACACCCGAGCAAAAATCCATGGTCAAATTTCACCTGATTGATCTCATCGAACCGGGGGAACGTTATTGTGCTTTCAGGTTTATCGATGAAGCCAATGAGGCGATAGAAGATATTCTTTCCCGTAAGAAAATCCCTCTCGTGGTCGGCGGCACGGGATTGTATTTAAGGGCGCTGACCGAGGGGGTGGTGGAGATAGAACAGGACGATATGTCGGTGTGCGAAGAACTGGCATCCGAGATGGAAAGTCTGGGCCCGGAGGAAATGTATCGTCGCCTGACAGAGATTGATCCGCTGGAGGCAGCCAAGACCCACCCTCACAACAAGGTGCGGGTTATCCGGGCGTTGGAGATATTCCAACTTACGGGCAAACCGAAATCGGAACTGATGGCTTCGGGAGCCTATCGAAAAGGTAGGTATGAGTTCGAATATTTCTGCCTGACACCTCCGCGCCCGGGTCTTTATGAGGCAATAAACCGGCGTGTTGATCGGATGATGACCGATGGTCTGTTGGAGGAGTTGAAAGTCCTGATTCAAAAAGGATATCGGGAGCGGATCCGAAGAGCTAATGTAATCGGCTATGGCGAACTGCTTGATTATCTTGATGGAAACTTTTCACTGTCTGAAGCTGTAAGCATTATTAAGCAAAACAGCCGAAGATACGCCAAAAGGCAGATGACATGGTTTAGAAGGCAGCCGGACTGCGTATTTTTTGAGGATAGGGAAAGTTTACTCAATTCGATCGACCTTAGGGGCTGGCCCGGCGAAAAATGA